In one window of Miscanthus floridulus cultivar M001 unplaced genomic scaffold, ASM1932011v1 fs_235_4_5, whole genome shotgun sequence DNA:
- the LOC136530925 gene encoding protein GRAVITROPIC IN THE LIGHT 1-like — translation MLHKFALAFKTKTIEFFAEEEDEDADRFARSPAPGADGVLAGQRVVVLKPDPLLNPNPSADGEGKAASGQEAAVAASLATASSFQAAYLHLQAAHAPFLPDAAAAADTAAVSHLRRLSELKRIARGGPADPPSPDGDGTLTAHLEAQVRENQALLRSFDAVVNRLQAALDAKDAAAAALRLDLEAVDDANARLAGRLDRALAPPPGGDAVGAMLSAGVFDSVLRDALRVAHRFARALAEVLRCAGWDLAAAAEAAYPGVSYSKAGHCRYALLSHVCLSMFDGFDSYQFGATAGTTELGGMELATRRNESLQQFIEHSDADPMELMNSSPDCEFAQFCDRKYKQLIHPGIESSLFGNSDCGTLLVMSVAGPLYELFVAMASSIWTLHRLAWAYDPAVGIFQVGRGTEFSMVYMENIVRSKGFVASKELGKPVRPKVGFTVVPGFRLGGTVIQCRVYLDHGKREEDIIDSI, via the coding sequence ATGCTCCACAAGTTCGCGCTCGCGTTCAAGACCAAGACCATCGAGTTCTTcgccgaggaggaggacgaggacgccgACCGATTCGCGCGCTCGCCGGCGCCGGGGGCGGATGGGGTCCTTGCCGGGCAGCGGGTGGTCGTGCTGAAGCCCGACCCGCtgctgaaccctaaccctagcgcgGATGGGGAGGGGAAGGCCGCGTCCGGGCAGGAGGCCGCCGTCGCTGCGTCGCTCGCGACGGCCTCGTCGTTCCAGGCGGCGTACCTGCACCTGCAGGCCGCCCACGCGCCGTTCCTGCCCgatgcggcggcggccgcggacaCCGCCGCGGTCTCGCACCTCCGGCGGCTGTCGGAGCTCAAGCGGATCGCGAGGGGCGGGCCGGCGGACCCGCCCTCGCCGGACGGGGACGGGACGCTCACGGCGCACCTCGAGGCCCAGGTGCGCGAGAACCAGGCGCTGCTGCGGTCCTTCGACGCTGTGGTGAACCGCCTACAGGCGGCCCTCGACGCCAAGGACGCCGCGGCTGCCGCGCTGCGGCTGGACCTCGAGGCGGTCGACGACGCCAACGCGCGGCTCGCGGGCCGCCTCGACCGCGCGCTCGCGCCTCCGCCGGGCGGCGACGCCGTCGGCGCGATGCTGTCCGCGGGCGTCTTCGACTCTGTCCTCCGCGACGCTCTCCGCGTCGCCCACCGATTTGCCCGCGCGCTTGCCGAGGTCCTCCGGTGCGCTGGGTGGGACCTGGCCGCGGCTGCAGAGGCTGCCTACCCTGGTGTCTCCTACTCCAAGGCCGGCCACTGCCGCTACGCGCTCCTCTCCCACGTCTGCCTCTCCATGTTTGACGGATTCGACTCCTACCAATTCGGCGCCACAGCTGGCACCACAGAGCTCGGAGGAATGGAGCTGGCAACCCGTAGGAACGAGTCATTGCAGCAATTCATCGAGCACTCAGATGCAGACCCGATGGAGCTGATGAATTCAAGCCCGGACTGTGAGTTTGCCCAATTTTGCGACCGCAAGTACAAACAGCTGATCCATCCTGGCATTGAATCCTCACTGTTTGGGAATTCAGACTGCGGGACATTGCTGGTGATGAGTGTGGCCGGCCCACTCTACGAGTTGTTTGTTGCAATGGCAAGCTCAATATGGACACTGCACAGGTTAGCCTGGGCGTATGACCCAGCAGTCGGCATATTCCAGGTTGGCCGGGGCACAGAGTTCTCAATGGTGTACATGGAGAACATTGTCCGGTCGAAGGGGTTCGTGGCGAGCAAG